The sequence AACCGAGCATGGAACGGACTCTGAATAAAGGGCCGTTCTCTGCTGCTGGAGCAATTCCAATTCCCggatggcggagcagaggcgtgTCGTGGCCGCTGGCCGCTGCTGAGCCAGCTCCTGAATCTGAATGAATCAGGCCGCATCCTTTTTTATACCATCATGAGGCAATCCTGTCAAAAGGCTTAAAACCACAATCCAAAAGGACAAAATCGGAGCGAGGTGTCAGCTCTCTAGTGGCCAGAAATTCCGGTACAAGGCAGTTCCCACTGGTTCAGTGCTACAATTTGTCGGTTTTGGTCTGGATCAGGGAGGATGTTGGTAGGCTTCAGATCTCTATGAACAACTGGAAGTCTGGCCCCACCAGACTACAATCTGCACAGATAACAACGTATGACGGATATCTTAAACTCTGGACCTAAACAGGGTATGGATGGCAGGAAGGCATCACTGTCTAAGGCTACAGAGCGCAAACTTACAACGATTACATGGTACACTGTTACAACTAGTTCTAGTTGAATGTTAAAGCCACACGGGTTCCAGAAGTTGATGAGCAAGGAAATTACAGAGTTATTCTGTCACGACTTTGAACGGGGAAGCACGCAGCAACCCAACAGGTTATTAAGCCAAATTCTGCTGCTGGAGCCATTCCTGGATGGCGGAACGAAGAGCGCGATTGGGAATGAGCTCGTCGTGTTCGAGTCGCATATTGGTCATCGGAGACGTGTTGTGGCCGCTGTCGAGCCAGCTCCTGATGGCCTCAGCTTCGTAGGTGAATCCGTCAGCTGCGATATGTGGATCGTTCATGATATCCTGAAATATGACCACAGAAGTAATGGTTAGTCATCAGATAAAGCTATACTCATGGtgatgctttttttttcttttcgcaAAAAACAAAAGTAGGCGACACATTTAGCTCAATATCAGATACTTCAGTGCTACGATTCAAACATCTGTTCACGAACTGGGGAAAGCGAGCTGAAGGCGCAATAAATCCATGTTATACACACCTGAGATATAGGGCAAATGAAATATGAAGGTGTGCAGTTTTCATCTGACACTGGTCTAGAAGATGAGGCTGAAGGTTTACTCGTCGCAGCATCCCGCATCGCCTCAACTACTCTCCACACCTCGCCTGAAAGATCAGGacggcacctccggctcagcTCCATGCAACTGAGAGCAAGGTGTGCTAACTGCTGCACGTGCACATCCGGCCACTCTCCTGCTGTGGAATCAACTACTGAGTGCAGGTCACCTTTCATCATCGCATCCTCCACAATCTTCTTAATACCAACAGGAGGCTTTCCTGCCAGAAGGCGCAAGACCACGATCCCAAAAGAGTAGACATCAGAATGAGGTGTCAGCTCTCCAGTGGCAGGAAATTCTGGGTCCATGTACAAGGGGGTTCCAACTGGATGCATTGTGTGATAAAGGGTAGTGTTACTGGTGCTGGACTGGATCAGGAGGCGAGAGATGCCGAAGTCACTAAGCTTACTGACTAGGTTAACATCAAGAAGGATGTTGGCCGGCTTCAGATCACCATGAACAACTGGGTGTGGTTTATTCTTGTGCAGAAAGATCAGTGCTGAACATATATCTGCAATAATTCGGGTGCGAATCTGCCATAGCGATGTTTTCCTTTTATCTGCACACATGAGAAAATCTTCAAGACTTCCATTTGGCAAGAACTCATAGACAAGTGCAGATGATTCTGAACATGCCCCCAATAGAGTTACAAGGTGAGGGTGCCTCACCCTACTCGGGATAGCAACCTGCAACAAAAATCCGAAATAAACTATTCATAATTCATAGAGCGAGACATCCTTTTAAAATGTTCTCTACCTCCAGTTTTGAACAGGAATGGAGCTAGAGATCAACTCTTTTTTTTCAGTGTGACATGGGCAAAGTAAGATTTCAGGATGAGATGCGTAAATTACCACTTGCTCGAACTGTGACCTTCCCTGTAAACAATCAGGTTTCAACACCTTTATTGCAACTGTCGTGTTCCGGAGGATACCTCTGTACACACAAGCAAACCCACCTTCTCCAATCTTCAGGGAACTACTGAAATTTTCAGTTGCAGACTCCAGTTCAGATGATGAAAACTCAGAGTACGTTGATGTAACCAAAACCGAATGCACTTGCCCTCTTCTCTGACATAACTCTTCAACCTCATGAACTACACGATCCCTATCATGTAGCAAGTTATCATGCTCTGATAGAAGCCAGTCATATTGTCCTGTGGATTCAGAGAGCTGCCCTAGTAGACGCTCAGATGATGAAAACTCAGAGTATGTTGATGTAACCAAAACCGAATGCATTTGCCCTCTTCTCTGACATAACTCTTGAACCTCATGAACTACACGATCCCTATCATGTAGCAAGTGATCATGCTCTGATAGAAGCCAGTCATATTGTCCTGTGGATTCAGAGAGCTGCCCTAGTAGACGCTCATTGGCCTTCTGAAGTCTTTCAGTGACATCATCATGTTGTATTTTAAACCGTTCCAACTCTTGTTGTGCCCTTGAAAGGAACTCCTCAGTTTCTTTCCTTTGTTGGACTTGGTTTAAATACGAGTCCTCCATTGTTCTAGCCTGAAAAATTAAAAACCGAACCATTCGTATTCATAACATTCAGATAGATGGCTTTTGACTGCATATAACATGACAGCCTATTAGTTTTGCTATAAGATTTAGCAGCTAACATCCTagattttgtaaataaaaaTTTTCATATGGCTGCCATGGGCTTGGCACATCGGGAGTAAACGCAGTGGCAGTGGTCTGTTGCAAGCCTGCCCATCTCTTGGAGCAGCAGTAGCGACAATATAAGAGAAGTTTGTTCTGTAGTTAATATGATCAAACTATTGGGAAAGAAATGATTGGATGAGATATCGGCCTTTGATCGAGATAATTTATCTTTGGCTGCAATGAATTATTTAGAAAATACTTCAGCAAATCCTATTCAAGATTTACCATTCGTTCAGATTCGATACGCCTCAAACGCTCCTCAGAAGCTTCTTTCTTGAATATTGCAGCTTGATCCGTTGCTTTTTGGAATTTATGCAAATCATCTTCTGTACAAAATTCTCCCTGGAATGACCATTAAACAGGTATTCATTTTGGATAGTTTATCAATTGGAAAATTTGACACTACCGTGAAAATGGAAAATGGTCTCATATGACTGCCAATCTACCATAGGAATATAAACAGTGTTCTGATGCAAACTTGTCCATTTCTTGGAGTAGGAATAGTAAGAAGTTTGTTTGTGTTTAACAAGTTCAAACTATTCGGTAAAGGAATCGAAGATAATGTAACTTGTTGCTTAAAGAAATTGTTTAGATGACAAGAGTTCAGTAACTCATCATGTTA comes from Panicum virgatum strain AP13 chromosome 4K, P.virgatum_v5, whole genome shotgun sequence and encodes:
- the LOC120702709 gene encoding U-box domain-containing protein 70-like isoform X5 — encoded protein: MEADERAEAARRAKEAGNDAYRKSFLETAVEHYTRGALLDPGDISFLTNRAAAYLKLCKYKDCVRDCDDAVRRGRELGAESKLIAKALSRKASALLELADCAGDYAPAIRALEQSLAEHYCEETLDKLGEAERKRKQVEEQERLDQEAADHDREKGNEFFKQKKYHEAAMHYTRAMKMCPKDPRAFSNRAQCHIYLGDFPQGLEDAEKCVELDPTFLKGYLRKAKLQFLMERYENALATYLEGLRCDPNNLEVLDGLRRCAACIKRANGSDFELKELKEMSGNFQSENDLCKFEKVMEQAAIFKKEASDERLMRIESERMARTMEDSYLNQVQQRKETEEFLSRAQQELERFKIQHDDVTERLQKANERLLGQLSESTGQYDWLLSEHDHLLHDRDRVVHEVQELCQRRGQMHSVLVTSTYSEFSSSERLLGQLSESTGQYDWLLSEHDNLLHDRDRVVHEVEELCQRRGQVHSVLVTSTYSEFSSSELESATENFSSSLKIGEGGFACVYRGILRNTTVAIKVLKPDCLQGRSQFEQVVAIPSRVRHPHLVTLLGACSESSALVYEFLPNGSLEDFLMCADKRKTSLWQIRTRIIADICSALIFLHKNKPHPVVHGDLKPANILLDVNLVSKLSDFGISRLLIQSSTSNTTLYHTMHPVGTPLYMDPEFPATGELTPHSDVYSFGIVVLRLLAGKPPVGIKKIVEDAMMKGDLHSVVDSTAGEWPDVHVQQLAHLALSCMELSRRCRPDLSGEVWRVVEAMRDAATSKPSASSSRPVSDENCTPSYFICPISQDIMNDPHIAADGFTYEAEAIRSWLDSGHNTSPMTNMRLEHDELIPNRALRSAIQEWLQQQNLA
- the LOC120702709 gene encoding U-box domain-containing protein 70-like isoform X4; this encodes MKMNPKDPRIFSNRAQCYIYLGALPQGLEDAEKCIELDPTFLKGYVRKAKVQFLMEDYENAMATYQEGLRCDPNNPEILDGLRRCEARIKMGHGGADLEYFKKMFGGFHSEDDFHGIQKAMATMFTKEVSEEPLWRTESELLGEFCTEDDLHKFQKATDQAAIFKKEASEERLRRIESERMARTMEDSYLNQVQQRKETEEFLSRAQQELERFKIQHDDVTERLQKANERLLGQLSESTGQYDWLLSEHDHLLHDRDRVVHEVQELCQRRGQMHSVLVTSTYSEFSSSERLLGQLSESTGQYDWLLSEHDNLLHDRDRVVHEVEELCQRRGQVHSVLVTSTYSEFSSSELESATENFSSSLKIGEGGFACVYRGILRNTTVAIKVLKPDCLQGRSQFEQVVAIPSRVRHPHLVTLLGACSESSALVYEFLPNGSLEDFLMCADKRKTSLWQIRTRIIADICSALIFLHKNKPHPVVHGDLKPANILLDVNLVSKLSDFGISRLLIQSSTSNTTLYHTMHPVGTPLYMDPEFPATGELTPHSDVYSFGIVVLRLLAGKPPVGIKKIVEDAMMKGDLHSVVDSTAGEWPDVHVQQLAHLALSCMELSRRCRPDLSGEVWRVVEAMRDAATSKPSASSSRPVSDENCTPSYFICPISQDIMNDPHIAADGFTYEAEAIRSWLDSGHNTSPMTNMRLEHDELIPNRALRSAIQEWLQQQNLA